Proteins from a single region of Dehalococcoidia bacterium:
- the coxB gene encoding cytochrome c oxidase subunit II, with protein sequence MQVLKSAARYARLLTPLLAVLLLTGCNVAIDTPQNTFAPVGEVARDQRHLFFLAMWPAVVILALVWGAVLYIVFRYRHRPGAPAPRQIHGNQPLEIAWTLAPLALLLGLAGPMIGMIIEQADRPSPEENPLQVRVIGQQWVWRFQYPQYTDSQGRPLEMVGRGTEPAELHLPPNRKIDLAIESIDVIHSFWAPRLGGKMDAIPGRVNHLWLVAEEPGEYGGQCAEFCGLAHADMRMRVIVHDSQESFEAWAREQLARQGQQAAR encoded by the coding sequence TTGCAGGTACTCAAGTCGGCAGCTCGATACGCGCGCCTGCTGACGCCGCTGCTGGCGGTGTTGCTCCTCACTGGCTGCAACGTCGCTATCGACACCCCGCAGAACACCTTCGCGCCGGTGGGGGAGGTGGCCCGCGACCAGCGTCATCTCTTCTTCCTGGCCATGTGGCCGGCGGTGGTCATCCTGGCGCTGGTCTGGGGGGCAGTCCTTTACATCGTCTTCCGCTACCGCCATCGGCCGGGCGCGCCGGCGCCCAGGCAGATCCACGGCAACCAGCCCCTGGAGATCGCCTGGACATTGGCCCCCCTGGCCCTGCTGCTGGGACTGGCGGGCCCCATGATCGGCATGATCATCGAGCAGGCCGACCGCCCCTCGCCCGAGGAGAACCCGTTGCAGGTGCGGGTCATCGGCCAGCAGTGGGTGTGGCGGTTCCAGTATCCCCAGTACACCGACTCGCAGGGGCGCCCCCTAGAGATGGTGGGCCGGGGCACGGAGCCAGCGGAACTCCACCTGCCGCCCAACCGCAAGATCGACCTGGCCATCGAGAGCATCGACGTGATCCACAGCTTCTGGGCGCCGCGGCTGGGCGGCAAGATGGACGCCATTCCGGGCAGGGTCAATCACCTGTGGCTGGTGGCCGAGGAGCCGGGCGAATACGGGGGCCAGTGTGCCGAGTTCTGCGGCCTGGCCCACGCTGACATGCGCATGCGAGTCATAGTCCACGACAGCCAGGAATCGTTCGAGGCCTGGGCGCGGGAGCAGCTGGCCCGGCAGGGCCAGCAGGCGGCCCGCTAA